One segment of Fibrobacter sp. UWR3 DNA contains the following:
- the dnaN gene encoding DNA polymerase III subunit beta, with product MKFVIEKNAFLDVLQAAINAVPNKSTIQILNNFALRLEGNFLEVSATDLNLGIRVKVEVQGERDGSVVINARKLLDLVKSLVDPSITNVTFDVQDYLATIQWSAKGKASISGIDASDFPPFPEVSEGESLNFAASELAFLAEKTTFACSTDTIRLNLNGVYLEAKDGVISMIATDGHRLGRASIEQEGANLTNGAIIPKKALQLILHMVKPDATVEVRTSATHILFNTGSTQVISKLFEGPYPNYRAVIPQNFERTVQMNTVEFQNKMRSVIAMANVRTHKVRLQIDGNNMELSASDPDVGGDSREALAVTHNGEGNFSIGFDGRYLSEIFSMCKSEETIMKMNNPIGACIIEPVGDNLGFSFLLMPTHLNDD from the coding sequence ATGAAGTTCGTGATCGAAAAGAACGCTTTCCTGGATGTACTGCAGGCAGCCATCAACGCAGTCCCCAACAAGTCCACCATCCAGATTCTCAACAACTTCGCTCTGCGCCTGGAAGGCAACTTCCTCGAAGTGAGCGCGACCGACCTGAACCTCGGTATCAGGGTCAAGGTCGAAGTCCAGGGCGAACGCGACGGTTCCGTGGTCATCAACGCGCGCAAGCTGCTCGACCTCGTGAAGAGCCTCGTCGACCCGAGCATCACGAATGTGACCTTCGACGTGCAGGATTACCTCGCCACCATCCAGTGGAGCGCGAAGGGCAAGGCCTCCATCAGCGGTATCGACGCGAGCGACTTCCCGCCGTTCCCCGAAGTCTCCGAAGGCGAATCCCTCAACTTTGCCGCAAGCGAACTCGCTTTCCTCGCCGAAAAGACGACCTTCGCCTGCTCGACCGACACTATCCGCCTCAACCTGAACGGCGTCTATCTTGAAGCCAAGGACGGCGTGATTTCCATGATTGCGACCGACGGTCACCGTCTGGGCCGTGCCTCCATCGAACAGGAAGGCGCGAACCTCACGAACGGCGCCATCATCCCGAAGAAGGCCCTCCAGCTTATCCTCCACATGGTGAAGCCCGATGCTACAGTCGAGGTCCGTACGTCTGCAACGCACATCCTCTTCAACACCGGTTCCACCCAGGTTATCTCGAAGCTCTTCGAAGGACCGTACCCCAACTACCGTGCGGTGATTCCGCAGAACTTCGAACGCACCGTGCAGATGAACACGGTTGAATTCCAGAACAAGATGCGCAGCGTGATTGCCATGGCGAACGTGCGTACCCACAAGGTGCGCCTGCAGATTGACGGCAACAACATGGAACTCAGCGCAAGCGACCCGGATGTCGGTGGCGATTCCCGCGAAGCACTCGCAGTGACGCACAACGGCGAAGGCAACTTCAGCATCGGGTTCGACGGTCGCTACCTCTCCGAAATCTTCAGCATGTGCAAGAGCGAAGAGACCATCATGAAGATGAACAACCCCATCGGCGCCTGCATCATTGAACCGGTAGGCGACAATCTCGGGTTCAGCTTCCTCCTGATGCCGACGCACCTGAACGACGACTAA
- a CDS encoding haloacid dehalogenase-like hydrolase, whose product MKQAPFEQNIIAMVWDCDKTLISSYMQEPLFRHYGVDGKTFWAEVNALKERYGAQGISVNSDTSYLNHILTYVKAGLFKGLSNKLLREFGKELVFYPGLPQFFGEIKKLVEEDPKYKAFDIRLEHYVVSTGFAETIRGSSIAPYVEGIFGCEFIENPLQPGFLDAAGDLKSGASAAELGLVPAREISQVACALDNTSKTRYLFEINKGSNKYPDSIDVNSAIARESRRVPFENMVYIADGPSDVPAFSILNYNGGSTFAVYPKGDVKAFRQVEALRHAQRVQMFGEADYVTGSQSWLWLTEKARAIADQIVARKQAAIRNSAGAPPSHLT is encoded by the coding sequence ATGAAACAGGCGCCGTTTGAACAGAATATTATCGCGATGGTGTGGGACTGCGACAAGACCCTCATCAGTTCGTACATGCAGGAGCCTCTGTTTCGCCACTATGGCGTGGACGGTAAAACATTCTGGGCCGAGGTGAATGCGCTCAAGGAACGTTACGGCGCGCAGGGCATTTCGGTGAATTCCGATACAAGCTACCTGAACCATATCCTTACCTACGTGAAGGCGGGGCTCTTCAAGGGGCTTTCGAACAAGCTGTTGCGCGAGTTCGGCAAGGAACTCGTGTTTTACCCGGGGCTCCCGCAGTTCTTTGGCGAAATCAAGAAGCTTGTGGAAGAAGACCCGAAGTACAAGGCGTTCGATATCCGGCTGGAACATTACGTTGTCAGTACCGGGTTTGCGGAGACGATTCGCGGGAGTTCCATCGCGCCCTACGTGGAGGGCATTTTTGGTTGCGAGTTTATCGAGAACCCGCTGCAGCCCGGTTTTTTGGATGCAGCGGGGGACCTGAAATCGGGGGCGTCTGCCGCGGAACTTGGCCTGGTTCCGGCCCGCGAGATTTCGCAGGTCGCCTGCGCGCTCGACAACACGAGCAAGACCCGCTACCTGTTCGAGATAAACAAGGGGAGCAACAAGTATCCCGATTCCATCGACGTGAATTCGGCGATTGCCCGCGAGAGCAGGCGTGTGCCCTTCGAGAACATGGTCTACATTGCGGACGGCCCGAGTGACGTGCCCGCGTTCAGCATATTGAACTACAACGGCGGTTCCACCTTTGCGGTGTACCCGAAGGGCGACGTGAAGGCTTTCCGCCAGGTGGAGGCTCTCCGGCATGCCCAGCGCGTGCAGATGTTCGGCGAGGCGGACTACGTGACGGGTAGCCAGTCGTGGCTGTGGCTGACCGAGAAGGCCCGCGCCATCGCCGACCAGATTGTGGCAAGGAAGCAGGCCGCCATCCGCAACAGCGCCGGTGCCCCGCCGTCTCACTTGACGTGA
- a CDS encoding fibro-slime domain-containing protein produces the protein MPHWTNTNAVLIYNGTETIMSAVKNYCGWFETKVKNAPATNFTVRFKQTIGYTYVGADGNEEVAAGGIPIGSEIVLDSIAALSDTLWIQSFKNDVPEMFAQYPGVLGQCPVRTIQVMMFDWLHGEGCDGIECSASSNKPYANGAKDQYFGNTLYLISNDFGSGGCSGSYNNYKNNAKDSKGTSYMAGMVSETLGPNGVPVRSPTFPEDCKLSDHLDYWFLPVVIGQDASGKQYTNSACRDVDLELDKEGYWYGQKNGSSPEGGFFLLDDLEYLDDAKTVKNIFFDQLNDKKNKKHNFGFTMKFQAKFEYVHGQKFEFKGDDDVWVFINNRLVVDLGGQHSEVVGSVDLDTLGLVEGKEYPFHIFYVERHTSSSNFMMRTSMDLHTDASIFLTSDSLNAAAMGKAWNPKNYDIWQITKGDALSCDFDANEGGQVDTTEGPSNFRLTGGNLGEAGVLLDSVGMWFEGINIDESWAKFSIDSARIVENNGLAPGHYYLEITLKTDPTQKTGVWITIPPYKIPTLVYATEEWKPLGAQVSGDTLQIGKWAYEMYKVQVMFLEDWATVTLYNQNVNLNSSDLNLKTVDETGKPINKVVLDSTGKATFYVIANAPVTGATLQAKGAAASAAVWTNLVFQEPPIPRISSAEFYDRNGDGRGDSLHITFNKELGGKNHLDSLKFAFGEGFPVQKEENFHIHGNKTELTIVTEGACEPYKPCGFSSLIFTGGKEDVYTGSIDTWFTYTENNKGYHFHIAADPLTDKVNPIVTQAVKSITKSGHELELTFSEAITSESMEHFKDMFRYHCVRAGEVVDPEKPVGASNSSSQSKMVLLFNVSTYDAVIPSVGDSIGFVPQGGSTVNLGEDMSSNKPHKYTPMVRITGQQDMQITGADVLPLDPSNPIVQNPTTTQPILITNKDADAKQVSDEKGVQGHLIGFDVAELIQTQTAEDIASLDALISTLLNSGEDDTTYTVLEITEEESVAQLIAGITASAVGGFSEEAVNGFTEGTITADNYKSKLSDEDLDLFEEYVQRGIEASRDSIMNIKTAADMDVGALFQDIIDGNISEKELKKAGVSEEVIDAIKNGTITASNIEQFRDGTLSLAKPDDVKLKYETHYYTHLGNYVGGSSGTILCSDKEVYGDAGCLANPGNLFLAWNMRADDGRLVGTGAYIARLHVKVMVGHRTASNITRDLLWGVRRGGKNAINLGDVLNGNDQKKKN, from the coding sequence ATGCCGCACTGGACGAACACCAATGCCGTGCTCATCTACAACGGCACCGAAACCATCATGTCGGCGGTGAAGAACTACTGCGGCTGGTTCGAGACTAAGGTCAAGAACGCGCCCGCGACAAACTTCACCGTAAGGTTCAAGCAGACCATCGGCTACACCTACGTGGGTGCCGACGGTAACGAGGAAGTCGCCGCAGGCGGCATCCCCATAGGCAGCGAAATCGTGCTCGACAGCATCGCCGCCCTGAGCGACACGCTCTGGATACAGAGTTTCAAGAACGACGTACCCGAAATGTTCGCACAGTACCCGGGCGTGCTCGGGCAATGCCCCGTCCGCACCATCCAGGTGATGATGTTCGACTGGCTACACGGAGAAGGTTGTGACGGCATCGAATGCTCCGCTTCCTCGAACAAGCCCTACGCAAACGGCGCCAAGGACCAGTACTTCGGCAACACCCTCTACCTGATCAGCAACGACTTCGGTAGCGGCGGCTGCAGCGGATCTTACAACAACTACAAGAACAACGCGAAGGACAGCAAGGGCACCAGCTACATGGCGGGCATGGTGAGCGAAACGCTCGGCCCGAACGGAGTCCCCGTACGCTCGCCGACCTTCCCAGAAGACTGCAAGCTTTCCGACCACCTCGACTACTGGTTCCTGCCCGTCGTAATCGGCCAGGATGCAAGCGGCAAGCAATACACGAACTCCGCCTGCCGCGACGTCGATCTTGAACTTGACAAGGAAGGCTACTGGTACGGCCAGAAGAACGGCAGCAGCCCGGAAGGCGGGTTCTTCCTGCTTGACGACCTCGAATACCTCGATGACGCCAAGACGGTCAAGAACATCTTCTTCGACCAACTGAACGACAAGAAGAACAAGAAGCACAACTTCGGCTTCACCATGAAGTTCCAGGCAAAGTTTGAATACGTCCACGGCCAGAAGTTCGAATTCAAGGGCGACGACGACGTGTGGGTGTTCATCAACAACCGCCTGGTGGTGGACCTCGGCGGGCAGCATAGCGAAGTCGTCGGTTCCGTGGACCTCGATACGCTCGGCCTTGTCGAAGGCAAGGAATACCCGTTCCACATCTTCTACGTGGAACGCCATACCAGTTCCTCGAACTTCATGATGCGCACGTCCATGGACCTGCACACCGACGCAAGCATATTCCTTACCAGCGACTCGCTCAACGCGGCCGCGATGGGCAAGGCATGGAACCCCAAGAACTACGACATCTGGCAGATTACCAAGGGCGACGCGCTCAGCTGCGACTTTGACGCGAACGAAGGCGGCCAGGTCGATACCACCGAAGGTCCCTCGAACTTCCGCCTCACCGGCGGCAACCTCGGCGAAGCGGGCGTATTGCTCGACTCCGTAGGCATGTGGTTCGAAGGCATCAACATCGACGAGAGCTGGGCGAAGTTCAGCATCGACTCCGCAAGGATTGTCGAGAACAACGGGCTTGCTCCGGGCCACTACTACCTGGAAATCACCCTGAAGACCGACCCGACGCAGAAGACCGGCGTGTGGATTACCATCCCGCCGTACAAGATCCCGACGCTCGTCTACGCGACAGAAGAATGGAAGCCGCTCGGCGCACAGGTCTCGGGCGACACGCTCCAGATTGGCAAGTGGGCGTACGAGATGTACAAGGTACAGGTGATGTTCCTCGAGGACTGGGCGACGGTCACGCTCTACAACCAGAACGTGAACCTCAATTCCTCTGACCTGAACTTGAAGACCGTCGACGAGACCGGCAAGCCCATAAACAAGGTGGTGCTCGACTCCACGGGCAAGGCGACCTTCTACGTTATCGCGAACGCTCCCGTAACGGGCGCGACGCTACAGGCGAAGGGAGCCGCGGCCTCTGCCGCAGTATGGACGAACCTCGTGTTCCAGGAACCGCCTATTCCGAGAATCTCCAGCGCAGAATTCTATGACCGTAACGGCGACGGACGCGGCGACAGCCTGCACATCACGTTCAACAAGGAACTCGGCGGCAAGAACCACCTAGACTCCCTGAAGTTCGCGTTCGGCGAAGGATTCCCGGTACAGAAGGAAGAGAACTTCCACATCCACGGGAACAAGACTGAACTCACGATTGTAACCGAGGGCGCCTGCGAGCCCTACAAGCCGTGCGGTTTCAGCAGCCTGATATTCACCGGCGGCAAGGAAGACGTGTACACAGGTAGCATCGACACCTGGTTCACCTACACCGAGAACAACAAGGGCTACCACTTCCACATTGCGGCCGACCCGCTTACGGACAAGGTAAACCCGATTGTCACCCAGGCGGTAAAGAGCATTACCAAGAGCGGGCACGAACTGGAACTCACCTTCAGCGAGGCGATTACCAGCGAATCGATGGAGCACTTCAAGGACATGTTCCGGTACCACTGCGTACGCGCAGGCGAAGTCGTAGACCCGGAAAAGCCCGTAGGCGCAAGCAATTCCAGCTCGCAGAGCAAGATGGTTCTGCTGTTCAACGTAAGCACCTACGACGCTGTGATACCCTCCGTGGGCGACTCCATAGGCTTTGTACCGCAGGGAGGCTCCACGGTGAACCTCGGCGAAGACATGAGCAGCAACAAGCCGCACAAGTACACGCCGATGGTACGCATCACGGGCCAGCAGGATATGCAGATTACCGGCGCCGACGTGCTGCCGCTTGACCCCAGCAACCCGATCGTACAGAACCCGACAACGACGCAGCCCATCCTCATCACCAACAAGGATGCCGACGCGAAGCAGGTTTCCGACGAGAAGGGTGTGCAGGGCCACCTGATTGGCTTCGACGTGGCTGAACTCATCCAGACACAGACCGCCGAAGACATCGCGAGCCTCGACGCGCTTATATCCACGCTGCTCAACAGCGGCGAAGACGACACCACGTACACCGTGCTCGAGATTACCGAGGAAGAATCCGTGGCCCAGCTTATCGCAGGCATCACGGCAAGCGCGGTAGGCGGGTTCAGCGAAGAGGCCGTCAACGGGTTTACCGAAGGCACGATTACCGCCGACAACTACAAGAGCAAACTGAGTGACGAAGACCTCGACCTGTTCGAGGAATACGTGCAGCGCGGTATTGAGGCGAGTCGTGATTCCATCATGAACATCAAGACCGCGGCCGACATGGACGTCGGGGCACTGTTCCAGGATATCATCGACGGGAACATCTCCGAGAAGGAACTCAAGAAGGCCGGCGTGAGCGAAGAAGTGATTGACGCCATCAAGAACGGCACGATTACCGCAAGCAACATCGAACAGTTCCGCGACGGCACGCTCTCTCTCGCGAAACCCGACGACGTGAAGCTCAAGTACGAGACGCACTACTACACGCACCTGGGCAACTACGTGGGCGGCAGTTCGGGAACCATCCTCTGCTCCGACAAGGAAGTCTACGGTGACGCGGGCTGCCTTGCCAACCCGGGCAACCTGTTCCTCGCGTGGAACATGCGCGCCGACGACGGACGCCTCGTGGGTACGGGCGCCTACATCGCCCGCCTGCACGTGAAGGTGATGGTTGGCCACAGGACCGCCTCGAACATCACGCGCGACCTGCTGTGGGGCGTGCGTCGTGGTGGCAAGAACGCCATCAACCTGGGCGACGTCCTGAACGGAAACGACCAGAAGAAAAAGAACTAG
- a CDS encoding anaerobic C4-dicarboxylate transporter, translating to MTLMIIQLLVVLLALYVGSRYGSLALGAISGIGLAILVLGFGLQPGKPPTDVIYIIIAAVTCAGILQASGGMDWLIQVAERLLRKHPNHITILAPLCTFFLTVLVGTGHVVYTLMPIICDISLKKGIRPERPCGVASVASQVGITCSPIAAAVASFVIISNANGFNINNLQVIAITIPACLCGLMAAALVSYRRGLDLDKDPAFQARLKDPQMKEYMYGNTASVLDKEVSKEAKRAVFIFLGALAVIVFFSIMQIAGHDIRPKFPTGKVIDGVAQMKPLAMNIIIQIVMITAAAFMIICCKASPKKAVAGAVWQSGMVAVVAIYGIAWLADTYFANYMDVMQGGLKDIVQHYPWAIAFAFFAVSVLINSQGAVVVAMLPLAYSLGIEGPVLLGVLPSVYGYFFIPNYPSDIATVNFDRSGTTVIGKYLLNHSFMRPGLVSVIVSTIVGTLLVKLFY from the coding sequence ATGACGTTAATGATAATCCAACTCCTGGTTGTGCTTCTCGCACTCTACGTGGGTTCCCGTTACGGGAGCCTTGCCCTCGGTGCCATTTCGGGAATCGGCCTTGCCATCCTCGTACTCGGCTTCGGCCTGCAGCCCGGCAAGCCGCCTACCGACGTTATCTACATCATCATCGCGGCGGTGACCTGCGCAGGCATATTGCAGGCATCGGGCGGCATGGATTGGCTGATCCAGGTTGCGGAGCGCCTGTTGCGCAAGCATCCGAACCACATCACGATTCTCGCCCCGCTCTGCACGTTCTTCCTCACGGTGCTCGTGGGTACCGGCCACGTGGTTTACACCCTCATGCCGATTATCTGCGATATCTCGCTCAAGAAGGGAATCCGCCCGGAACGCCCCTGCGGCGTGGCCTCCGTCGCATCGCAGGTCGGTATCACCTGCTCGCCCATTGCAGCTGCCGTCGCCTCGTTCGTGATTATCTCGAACGCGAACGGGTTCAACATCAACAACCTGCAGGTCATCGCGATTACTATCCCCGCGTGCCTCTGCGGGCTCATGGCCGCAGCGCTCGTTTCGTACAGGCGCGGGCTCGACCTCGACAAGGACCCCGCATTCCAGGCCCGCCTCAAGGACCCGCAGATGAAGGAATACATGTACGGGAATACCGCTTCCGTGCTCGACAAGGAAGTCTCCAAGGAAGCGAAGCGCGCCGTGTTCATTTTCCTCGGTGCTCTCGCCGTCATCGTATTCTTCTCCATTATGCAGATTGCGGGCCACGACATTCGCCCCAAGTTCCCTACAGGTAAAGTAATTGACGGCGTGGCGCAAATGAAGCCGCTCGCCATGAACATCATCATCCAAATTGTGATGATAACGGCCGCGGCGTTCATGATTATCTGCTGCAAGGCGAGTCCCAAGAAGGCCGTGGCGGGCGCCGTGTGGCAGAGCGGCATGGTCGCCGTCGTCGCGATTTACGGGATTGCCTGGCTTGCCGATACCTACTTCGCGAACTACATGGACGTGATGCAGGGCGGCCTCAAGGACATCGTGCAGCATTACCCGTGGGCCATCGCGTTTGCGTTCTTCGCGGTGAGTGTGCTCATCAACTCGCAGGGCGCGGTGGTGGTCGCCATGCTCCCGCTCGCCTATAGCCTCGGCATCGAAGGTCCTGTGCTCCTAGGCGTGTTACCGAGCGTGTACGGGTATTTCTTTATCCCGAACTACCCCTCGGACATTGCGACCGTGAACTTCGACCGCTCGGGCACAACCGTCATCGGCAAGTACCTGTTGAACCATAGCTTTATGCGGCCGGGCCTCGTGAGCGTCATCGTCTCGACCATCGTGGGTACACTGCTCGTGAAGCTGTTCTACTAG
- a CDS encoding M23 family metallopeptidase, with amino-acid sequence MRKLEVHVFTERTSGSKNFRLSFWRILLVPVAILLAAVGFILFSPTQIIDNLTTDDIVSVYRQNKAIKEEIKGIRETVDESILKAEETKLLRDSTMKLSGLGFTLDDALGEESVPFSSRKSLREIESSFKRLLKGIEADSALAARFPVIHPLKNGHAIRNRFEMIRDPFTEIELPHRGIDYVADVGDTVYATGAGIVMEVRSHRGFGLSMKISHLPKVRTFYAHLGHALVREGDVVRRGDPIATVNESGRESGVGLHYEIRLDGVPVNPEDYFITK; translated from the coding sequence GTGCGCAAGCTCGAAGTCCATGTGTTTACGGAACGGACGTCCGGCAGCAAGAACTTCCGGCTGTCGTTCTGGCGCATACTCCTTGTGCCGGTGGCCATACTGCTCGCGGCAGTCGGGTTTATCCTGTTCTCCCCGACGCAGATTATAGACAACTTAACAACAGACGATATCGTTTCGGTTTACCGCCAGAACAAGGCCATCAAGGAAGAAATCAAGGGTATCCGCGAGACGGTGGACGAATCTATCCTCAAGGCGGAGGAGACGAAACTCCTGCGCGACAGCACCATGAAGCTGAGCGGGCTCGGGTTTACGCTGGACGATGCCCTTGGCGAGGAATCGGTGCCGTTCTCTTCCAGGAAGAGCCTGCGCGAAATCGAGAGCAGCTTCAAGAGGCTCTTGAAGGGAATCGAGGCGGATTCGGCGCTGGCGGCGCGCTTCCCTGTGATTCACCCGCTCAAGAACGGGCACGCTATAAGGAACCGGTTCGAGATGATTCGCGACCCGTTTACCGAGATTGAACTGCCGCACCGCGGGATTGACTACGTGGCCGATGTGGGCGACACGGTGTACGCGACAGGCGCGGGCATCGTGATGGAGGTACGTTCGCACCGCGGATTCGGACTCTCGATGAAGATTAGCCACCTGCCGAAGGTCCGCACATTCTACGCGCACCTGGGGCATGCGCTGGTACGCGAGGGCGACGTGGTGCGCCGTGGCGACCCGATTGCGACCGTCAACGAGAGCGGGCGAGAATCCGGCGTGGGCCTGCATTACGAGATTCGCTTGGACGGCGTGCCCGTGAACCCGGAAGACTACTTTATTACAAAGTAA
- a CDS encoding Rne/Rng family ribonuclease: MISKTPYETRYAIMEDGELAELVVEGSSSNQVQGNIYKGVVQKVVPAAGLAYVDVGLGQDGVLRQEDVFDAKAALECRFDDDDSDAYGQSAITDVLHEGDEIMVQVSKEAAGGKGVGLTMRVTFAGSLLVCMPGTNFIGVSKRERDIARRREVKGMINRLKAGDVGYIVRTSGMEATEEALQQQMQELEALWNRTKENYAGATVGTCVYEQSNSAGRAIGEYFNGNTDYVYVDNRDEYFSLRDYLRSAAPEMLDKVKLWSSSESLFEYFKIENDYARSLQRQVPLPRGGNLVIEQTEALMSIDVNTGPKVHGKDQGKIILETNIDACREIAKQLRLRDVDGFVIVDFIDMETDNDREIIYQEFVKAARRDKAIVKPSPITQFGLMEIRRERVREDSYKSKFCPVCRGGGRIATLESALGTIDRWMARAHSKGGLKQVTLVLSSPMVEVLVRDRARMLHYLEYKHDMKVELVEDDRAHVNQFWMFNDQKEDITELYDFVESDAPAKPTRPKRGNMRGRNKVKREILISKTPYEKRIAIMEDGELAELVVESVSSTRVLGNIYKGVVQKVLPALKAAFIDIGMEKAGFLHQDDAMDRSELLRREYGDDDDEDGPSKEISIDEILKEGQEIMVQVVKEPISTKGARLTTHLSFAGRFLVCMPGTNFIGVSKRERDPAKRREFKKVVRRLKARDVGYIVRTNGLNESEFEIQKQMRELESKWEQTKFNFANQPAETCIYEESDSIEQTVREYFGENTDYVYIDNREEYLALRDYLKVLSPDKLDKVKLWDKNESLFEHFKIENDYARSLQRRIPLYNGANLVIEQTEALVSIDVNLGRARGKDRNKLALETNLDACREIAKQLRMRDVGGLIIIKFIEMGADSDRDAVYQEFRKAIRRDKAPISPAQISQFGIMEVTRKRVRVNLMTEKTEICPVCRGGGRIATLESTMGEIDRWMARARNKGKLREINLVVSTMMVDALCADSLRLYRYLEAKHGIKINLVEDTCAHVNQFWMLDRSNEDITELYGKV; this comes from the coding sequence TTGATTAGTAAGACTCCCTACGAAACGCGCTATGCCATCATGGAAGATGGCGAACTGGCGGAACTCGTGGTCGAGGGGAGTTCTTCGAATCAGGTCCAGGGTAATATTTATAAGGGTGTCGTACAGAAGGTCGTTCCTGCGGCCGGGCTTGCCTATGTAGATGTAGGGCTCGGCCAGGACGGTGTCTTGCGGCAAGAGGATGTCTTTGACGCGAAGGCCGCGCTCGAATGCAGGTTCGATGACGACGATTCGGATGCCTACGGGCAGTCCGCCATAACCGACGTGCTCCACGAGGGCGACGAGATTATGGTGCAGGTCTCGAAGGAGGCCGCGGGAGGCAAGGGCGTGGGGCTCACCATGCGCGTGACGTTCGCGGGTAGCCTGTTGGTCTGCATGCCGGGCACGAACTTCATCGGCGTGTCGAAGCGTGAACGTGATATTGCCCGTCGCCGCGAGGTGAAGGGGATGATCAACCGCCTCAAGGCCGGCGACGTGGGTTACATCGTGCGTACCTCGGGCATGGAAGCGACGGAGGAAGCCCTCCAGCAACAGATGCAGGAACTCGAGGCCCTCTGGAACCGCACCAAGGAAAACTATGCGGGTGCCACCGTCGGTACCTGCGTGTACGAGCAGTCCAATTCCGCGGGCCGCGCTATCGGCGAATACTTCAACGGCAACACCGACTACGTGTACGTGGACAACCGCGACGAGTACTTCTCGCTGCGTGACTACCTGCGCAGCGCCGCTCCCGAGATGCTCGACAAGGTGAAGCTCTGGAGCTCTAGCGAGAGCCTCTTTGAATATTTCAAGATAGAGAACGACTACGCGCGTTCCCTGCAGCGCCAGGTACCGCTCCCGCGTGGCGGAAACCTCGTAATCGAGCAGACCGAGGCGCTCATGTCCATCGACGTGAACACGGGCCCCAAGGTGCACGGCAAGGACCAGGGCAAGATTATCCTCGAAACAAACATCGACGCCTGCCGCGAGATTGCGAAGCAGCTTAGACTCAGGGATGTGGATGGTTTTGTGATTGTGGACTTCATCGACATGGAGACCGACAACGACCGCGAGATTATCTACCAGGAATTTGTGAAGGCCGCCCGCCGCGACAAGGCAATCGTGAAGCCTTCCCCGATTACTCAGTTCGGGCTCATGGAAATTCGCCGCGAACGCGTGCGCGAAGATTCTTACAAGAGCAAGTTCTGCCCGGTGTGCCGTGGCGGTGGCCGCATTGCCACGCTCGAGTCGGCCCTCGGGACAATCGACCGCTGGATGGCGCGTGCCCACTCGAAGGGCGGCCTCAAGCAGGTGACGCTCGTGCTCAGCTCCCCGATGGTGGAGGTGCTGGTGCGTGACCGCGCCCGCATGCTGCACTACCTGGAATACAAGCACGACATGAAGGTCGAACTCGTCGAGGACGACCGCGCCCACGTGAACCAGTTCTGGATGTTCAACGACCAGAAGGAAGACATCACCGAGCTCTACGACTTCGTGGAGTCCGATGCGCCCGCGAAGCCTACGCGCCCCAAGCGCGGCAACATGCGCGGCCGCAACAAGGTGAAACGCGAAATCCTCATCAGCAAGACGCCTTACGAGAAGCGTATTGCCATCATGGAAGACGGCGAGCTTGCCGAACTCGTGGTGGAAAGCGTTTCCTCGACCCGCGTGCTCGGGAATATATACAAGGGCGTGGTGCAGAAGGTATTGCCCGCGCTCAAGGCCGCGTTTATCGATATCGGCATGGAGAAGGCCGGGTTCCTGCACCAGGACGATGCAATGGACCGCAGTGAACTCCTGCGCCGCGAATACGGTGACGACGATGACGAAGATGGCCCGTCCAAGGAAATCTCTATCGACGAGATTCTGAAGGAAGGCCAGGAAATCATGGTGCAGGTGGTGAAGGAACCCATCAGCACGAAGGGCGCACGCCTCACGACGCACCTGAGCTTTGCGGGGCGTTTCCTCGTGTGCATGCCGGGTACCAACTTCATCGGCGTGTCGAAGCGTGAACGCGACCCGGCCAAGCGCCGCGAGTTCAAGAAGGTGGTGCGCCGCCTCAAGGCCCGCGACGTGGGCTACATCGTGCGTACCAACGGCCTCAACGAATCCGAATTCGAAATCCAGAAGCAGATGCGCGAACTCGAGAGCAAGTGGGAACAGACCAAGTTCAACTTCGCGAACCAGCCTGCCGAGACCTGCATCTACGAGGAATCCGATTCCATCGAGCAGACCGTGCGCGAATACTTCGGCGAGAACACCGACTACGTGTATATCGACAACCGCGAGGAATACCTCGCGCTGCGTGACTACCTCAAGGTGCTTTCTCCGGACAAGCTCGACAAGGTGAAGCTCTGGGACAAGAACGAGAGCCTGTTCGAACATTTCAAGATAGAGAACGACTACGCGCGTTCCCTGCAGCGCCGCATTCCGCTCTACAACGGGGCGAACCTCGTGATCGAGCAGACGGAAGCGCTCGTCTCCATCGACGTGAATCTCGGGCGTGCCCGCGGCAAGGACAGGAACAAGCTCGCCCTCGAGACGAACTTGGACGCCTGCCGCGAAATCGCGAAGCAGTTGCGCATGCGCGACGTGGGCGGCCTCATCATCATCAAGTTCATCGAGATGGGCGCGGATTCCGACCGCGATGCCGTGTACCAGGAATTCCGCAAGGCTATCCGCCGCGACAAGGCGCCGATTAGCCCTGCGCAGATTAGCCAGTTCGGCATCATGGAAGTTACCCGCAAGCGCGTGCGCGTGAACCTCATGACCGAGAAGACGGAAATCTGCCCGGTATGCCGTGGCGGTGGCCGCATCGCGACGCTCGAATCCACGATGGGCGAGATTGACCGCTGGATGGCGCGTGCCCGCAACAAGGGCAAGCTCCGCGAAATCAACCTGGTGGTAAGCACCATGATGGTCGACGCGCTGTGTGCAGATTCCCTGCGCCTCTACCGTTACCTGGAAGCGAAGCACGGGATCAAGATAAACCTCGTCGAGGATACCTGCGCCCACGTGAACCAGTTCTGGATGCTCGACCGCAGCAACGAGGACATCACCGAACTCTACGGAAAGGTATAG